One genomic window of Cupriavidus oxalaticus includes the following:
- a CDS encoding CaiB/BaiF CoA transferase family protein — MRPLDGITVVSLEHAIAAPFCTRQLADLGARVIKIERPKVGDFARGYDERVDGMSSHFAWTNRSKESLALDLKHPEAPAILQKILDQADVLVQNLAPGAADRLGLSYEALSQRYPGIVVCDISGYGNDGPYRDKKAYDLLIQAESGFVSITGTPESPSKAGCSIADIAAGMYAYTNILAALLQRGKTGKGAHIDVSMLESMAEWMSFPLYYAFDGATPPPRAGASHATIFPYGPFTAGDGKTIILGLQNQREWEAFCRVVLERPELTSDERFVTNSLRSKSRVELTQVITEVFAALTIDDVVERLERAQIANARMNDMRDLWNHPQLKARERWTSVRSPVGMIPAMLPPGLSNAFEPRMDAIPALGEHSEAILRELGYSGDDVARLHAEGAI, encoded by the coding sequence CGTCATCAAGATCGAGCGGCCGAAGGTCGGCGACTTCGCGCGCGGCTACGACGAGCGCGTCGACGGCATGTCGTCGCACTTCGCCTGGACCAACCGCTCGAAGGAAAGCCTGGCGCTGGACCTGAAGCATCCGGAAGCGCCGGCAATCCTGCAGAAGATCCTGGACCAGGCCGATGTGCTGGTGCAGAACCTGGCACCGGGTGCCGCCGACCGGCTGGGCCTGTCCTACGAAGCGCTGTCGCAGCGCTATCCCGGCATCGTCGTCTGCGACATCTCCGGCTATGGCAACGACGGTCCGTACCGCGACAAGAAGGCCTATGACCTGCTGATCCAGGCCGAGTCCGGTTTCGTCTCGATCACCGGCACGCCGGAGAGCCCGTCCAAGGCGGGCTGCTCGATCGCGGATATCGCGGCCGGCATGTATGCCTACACCAATATCCTGGCGGCGCTGCTGCAGCGCGGCAAGACGGGGAAGGGCGCCCATATCGATGTGTCGATGCTGGAAAGCATGGCCGAGTGGATGAGCTTCCCGCTGTACTACGCCTTCGACGGCGCCACGCCGCCGCCGCGCGCCGGCGCCTCGCATGCCACCATCTTCCCGTATGGGCCGTTCACCGCCGGCGACGGCAAGACCATCATCCTGGGCCTGCAGAACCAGCGCGAATGGGAGGCCTTCTGCCGTGTCGTGCTGGAGCGGCCGGAACTCACCAGCGACGAGCGCTTCGTCACCAACTCCCTGCGCTCGAAGAGCCGGGTCGAGCTGACGCAGGTGATTACCGAGGTCTTCGCCGCACTGACGATCGACGACGTGGTCGAGCGGCTGGAGCGCGCGCAGATCGCCAACGCGCGCATGAACGACATGCGCGACCTGTGGAACCATCCGCAACTCAAGGCACGCGAGCGCTGGACCTCGGTCCGGTCCCCGGTGGGCATGATCCCCGCGATGCTGCCGCCTGGCCTGTCGAATGCTTTCGAGCCGCGCATGGATGCCATCCCAGCGCTGGGCGAGCACAGCGAAGCGATCCTGCGCGAGCTCGGCTACAGCGGCGATGACGTTGCGCGGCTGCATGCGGAGGGCGCGATCTAG